The region CGACTGATCCCCGAATCTCCGCAGGAAGGCCTCGCGATCCAGCAGAGCGATCCCGGCGGGCTTGCCGAGCGACGAGGCGGTCTTGGCGAGCAGCTTGTTCTCCCCCACCCCGACGCTGCAGGAAAGCGAGAGCCGGCAGAGGACCTCGGACCGGATCGAGGCGGCGAGCAAGGCCCCCTGCCGGACCTCCTCGACCAGGCCGCTCGCGTCGAGGAACGCTTCGTCGATGCTCGCCATTTCGACCATCGGTGTGTAGTCCAACAGCAACCGCAGAAACCGAGTGGAGAGATCGAAGTAGCGGGGAGGATGGCAGGGCAGGAAGACGGCGTGGGGGCAGAGGCGATGGGCCTCGACCAGCGACATTCCTGACCGGACCCCGTGCTCACGAGCCTCGTACGAAGCGGACGCGACGACTCCCCTTTCGCCCGGACGCCCTCCGACGACAAGCGCCTTCCCCTTCAGGGCAGGCGCCGCAAGCGTCTCTGCGGCCGCGAAGAATGCGTCCAGATCGACGTGGAGGATGACCCGTTCCGGGAGGCTCCCCATGATTCCACCTCGACTTCAAGATACCATACGAATGTACGTCCCCCCCAAGATCATTCGCCTGGCTGACTAATCTTGTAACGCATTACCGCCCAAGGTATTAGGAATCGGAGGAGGGAGCCTGACGATCTGCCCTACTTGCCCCCGTAGAGCCCCGGAAGCCAGAGGCTCATAGCCGGCCAGTAGGTGATCACCATCAAGGCGAGCAGCAGAACGACGAGGAACGGAATGACCGCCCGGTAGACCTCGGTGATCCTCCTCCCGAAGCGGAAGGAGGAGATGAAGAGGTTCAGCCCGAACGGAGGCGTCAGGAAGCCGATCTCGAGATTGGTCATGAAGATGATCCCGAGATGGACCAGGTTCACGTCGTACTCGAGCGCGATCGGGACGATCAGCGGGACCACGATCATCGCCGAGAAGATCTCCATCAGCGATCCGATCACGAGCAAGAGGATGTTGAGCACGAGAAGGAAGAGGAACTTGCTCGTGATCCATCCCCGCGTCCAGTCGAGAATCTGCATCGGGATCTGCGCGTCGATCAGGTAGTTCGTGAGGCCGAGCGCGCAGCCGAGGATGATGAGGATGCCGCCCACGAGCGTCATGCTCTCAACCGCGATCGCGGGGATCCTCTTCCACGGAATGTCCCGGTAGATCAGAACCTCGACGATCAACGCGTAGAGCGCTGTCACGGTCGCCGCTTCCGTGACGGTCAGCTTCCCGCCGTAGATTCCGCCCAGGATGATCACCGGAAGAGGGATCTCCCATGCGGCCGCGCGCAGGGAGGGAAGCACATCCTTCAGTCCCTCGCGCAGGGGGATCCTTCGCATGAGCGCGCCGCCCCGCCCTTCGCGAAAGGCGAGGGCCGACAGGACCACGATCAGGAAGATCCCAGGAAGGAGGCCCGCCAAGAAGAGCCGGTCGATTTCGGGCGCGGCGCCGGGGGGAAGCGCCATGCCGCTGGCGCTCTGCGAAGCGACGTAGCTGTAGAGGATCATCCCCAGGCTCGGCGGGAAGAGGAAGCCGAGGCTTCCCGACGTCGTGAGGAGCCCCATCGAGTAGCCCTTGCTGAACCCCTCCTTGAGGAGGGCGGGCATGAGGAGCCCGCCCATCGCGACGATCGTGACTCCGCTGCCGCCGGTGAAGGCGGTGAAGATGGCGCAGGCGATCATGGCGACGAGCGCGAGGCTGCCGGGGATCCAGCCGAAGAGGGATCTCGTCAGGCGCACCAGACGCTCGGGCGTCTTGCTCTCCGCAAAGAGATATCCCGCGAAGGTGAACATCGGAACCGAGAGGAGGATCGGCGAGGTCCCCAGGCGCGTCATCTCGGTCAGCACCGCTCCCGAGGAGATCCCGGCGATCGCGAAGGCGATCAGAGCCGCGGCGGCGAGCACGACGAAGAGAGGCGTGCCGAGCAGAGCGAGCACGACAAGGAGCGGGATGACGAGCCAGCTCACGGCTCACCCCGCCGAGGAGCCGGCCAGATCGCCTGCACCAGGAAGCGGTAGGTCAGCAGTCCGAATCCCAAGAAGAGGATCGACTGCGTGAGCCAGGAGGGAATCCCCAGAAACGGGCTGGTCCCGTACTGATATTCGTCTCGAAGAAACGCGTAAGCGCCGTTGGCAAGAAACGCGCAGCAGATCGAGGAGAGGACCGACAGGACGCGCGAGACCTGCCCTCCGATCCGCGCGGAGAGAAGCCTGTGAAGCACGTCGATGTGAAGATGGCGGGCGTGGGATGTGGCGGTCAGCGCGCCGAGGAAGGCGAGCCAGAGGACGAGGGCGCGAACCAGCGGATCGATCCAGAGCAGGCCGCTCCGGAAGAGATTGCGCAGGACGATCTGGAGCCCAGAGAGGCTCAGCATCACGACGAGGATGAGGCAGAAGAGGATCCCCTCGAGCCAGGCCGTCCAGCGATCGTAGCGCTCGCCGCCGAGAACGCGCCGCAGGAGCACGCGCGCGAGCAACGCAAGGAGGATCAAACCTCCCATGGCGACAAGGAGCGTCCCGCCGGGGCGCAGGAAGGAGAGCGGAAGGTCCCCCTCCGGACTCATCGTCCGGCGGCGCCCGCCGCGGTCCTGGCTTCCTCCAGGGCCTTCATCGTCCGATCGAGGATCTCCCTCTGGTAGAGGGTCGCTGCGAGCTTCTCGCGGACGACCCGCCCGATCTCCTCGAAGCCCGCCTTCTCCGCGTCGGTCAGGGCGACGACCTTGATCCCCTTCTCCGCGAGGACCTGCGCGCTGGTCTCGTTGTCCTTCGTGGTGGCGATCGCGAGCCGATCGAAGTACTTCCGCGCGAGCCTCTTGACCGTCGCCTGCGCCGCGGGGCTGATCTGCTCGAAGGCTTGCCGCGAGACGACGACGGCTCCTTGCGCGTGCGTGACCGGAAGATCTGTCATGTGGGAAACGCGGGTGAACCACTGAAGGGCGATGCAGGCGAGCGTCGATGTGTACACGGCGTCGATGAGGCCCGTCTGCAGCGAGGTGACGACATCCGTGATCGGCAGAGGCACGGGGGAAACCCCGAGCGTCTTCAAGAACGCCTCCGCGAGCGGATCCCCTTCCCAGAGCCACATCCGCACCTTTCGCAGATCCTCCGTGCTGCGGATCGGACTCTTGGTGAACAGATAGACGAACCCCACGTCGGACCAGCCGAGCAGCTCGAATCCCGCGCCACGAAGCTCCTGCTCGAAGACCGGACCCATCCGCTCCTGAACCGCGCGAACCTCTTCGGTCGTGCGGAAGAAGAAGGGGACCTCCATGACGCGCAGGTCAGGGGCGATCTCCCCCAGGCCGACGCCCGTGAACCCGCCTCCGTGGAGCTGGCCGAGACGGATCTTGCGCAGGACGACAGCCTCGTCCCCCTGCACGCCTCCCGGGTAGAAGCGGAAGCCGACCTCGCTGGCCGTGCTGTCGCGGACCTCCGCGTCGAGCTGCTCCATCAGGCGCATCCAGGTCGATCCCTCCGGAGCGAGGGTGGCGATCTTGATCTCCACCTTCGGCCGGGGCCTTCCCGCCGCCGCCGCGTCGCACACGACCTGCGCGGAGACGGCAAGGATCAGGGCTGCGAGCATGGCGCCCCGCGCGAGCAGGCTTCTAGAACCAGTCATCCTTCATCTCCATGAGGATCCGGGCCTTCCTCCTCGCGACCTCGTTGAGCAACCGGTAGCCGGGCTCGATGTCGGCCGGGGCATCGAGGACTTCCCGCACAACCTCGGTGAAGCACTCCTCGTCGAGCACCGCGCGGCAGTAGTACCTGGCGTAGAGCGTCTGGAAGATCAGCATCCGCCGGCCCGACAGGCGAAACGCCTCTTCGAAGTGCATCCGGGCTTCCTCCGGCTTTCCCCCCATCATTACCGGTTTCATGCCCTTCAAGGTCCCCGCCATCGCGTGCGGCAGCCCCATCATGTAGTCCGGATCAAGCGCAAGAACCCTCTCCAGAATCGCTTCCGCGAGCGGTAGCTCGGCGATCGCGGCCGGATCATCGACGTTCCGTCCAACCCACGCCGCCCAGGAAGCCCCGGTCCAGAAGAGAAGAGGAACGTCCTCGACCCGCGCGTCGAGGAGCCCCCGCTGGAAGGAGTTGAAGTCCTCCTCCGGCCTGAACCAGCTCTTCCTCGCGAGCGCCTGCCGGCCGAGCGTCACGCCCTGGCGGTAGACGAGGGCGGCCTGCCCCAGATCGCGATCCTCGACGAATCCGAAGCCGTAGTAGAAATAGAGCTGGGCGGTCAGGGCCCAGAGATCCCGATTCCCTGGATCGCTGGCGCAGAGGCCGCGGAGCAGGAGGAGATTCGCCGGGATTCCCTTCTCTACCGTCTCGATGTCCTCGTCCCCATAGAGCGATTCGACCGTCCTCTCGAGGATCGGGACCATCGTCCCCACTGCCGTCCGGCGGGCGACTCCGCATCCTGCCGCCAGGAGCAGGCAGAGGGGAAGAACGGGAACGAAGGATCTCATGCGTCTGGCCATAGGACCGCGATTCTAGGTCAGAGCGGGACCGGTAGCCAGAGCCTCTCCTGGCCCTGCCTCTCCTGGCCCTGCCGTCTCACCCGGCCCCCGCGCGGATTCTCGTCTTGTCCCCAGCGCCCGGCCCCGCGCCGGCCGAGGGGGAAGCGCCCCGGCAGCGCTTGTGGATGAAAGGGGGAGAAGAGATGGAACTTCACGGCCCCGAAGCTGTTATCCTACCGTCGCCCGCAAGGCTCCGGCCCTCTCGGCGCCCAGCGCATCCCGGGACGCCTTGACGGACCGAGCGGCGAATCCCTAGCGTTCTATCCTGTCGCGCGTCGGGACCCGTACGGACGGGTCATGGGAGGAGGATCATGGTTGAAGTTCAAAACCTGAGGAAGGCCTTTGGGCCGACGGTGGCGGTCGATGACGTCACCTTCGATGTCGCCAAAGGGGAGATCCTCGGGTTCCTCGGGCCGAACGGGGCGGGCAAGAGCACGACGATGCGGATTCTGACCTGCTACATCCCGCCGGACGCCGGAGGGGCCCGCGTCGCGGGCTTCGACATCGCCACGCAGTCGATCGAGGTCAGGCGGCGCATCGGCTACCTTCCCGAGAACGCCCCGCTCTATCTCGACATGTACGTGACCGACTACCTCCAGTTCGTCACTGAATTGCGGGGACTGCCGGTCGAGTCGCGCGAGAGGAAGATCCGCGCGATGATCGACCTCTGCGGACTGGGGGATGTCCAGCACCGGCTGGTCGGCGAGCTCTCGAAGGGGTTCAAGCAGCGCGTCGGTCTGGCCCAGACGCTCATCCACGACCCGGAGGTCCTGATCCTCGACGAGCCGACCACCGGGCTGGACCCGAACCAGATCGTCCAGATCCGCGAGCTGATCAAGCGGATCGGCCGGGAGAAGACGACGCTGCTGTCGACGCACATCCTCCAGGAGGTCGAGGCGACCTGCACGAGGGTGCAGATCATCAATGACGGGCGCCTGATCGCCCAGGGGACCACCGAGGAGCTGACGAGCTTCGCCACGGGCGAGGCCCGCGTCGTCATGCGCGTATCGGCCGGAAGGGACAGGGTCGAGCCGAAGCTCCGATCCCTCCCCGGACTGAAGGGACTGCGGGATCTGGGCGGACCCGGCGAGACCGGCGCGCGCTTCGAGGTCATCGTCGCGGGCGAGGAGAAGGACAGCGCCACCGAGGAGGCGATCTTCCGGCTGGCGGTCGAGAGCGGCTGGACCCTGACGGAGCTCAAGCGCGAGACGCAGAGCCTCGAGCAGGTCTTCCAGAAACTCACGCGGGGAGACGCATAGACGATGGAAACCGTGATTCCGATCTTCAAGAAGGAGTTCCGCAGCTACTTCACATCCCCCATCGCCTACATCTTCATCACCGTGTTCTTGGTGATCCTCCACGGCCTCCTCTTCTGGGCGACCGGCTTTCTGGTCATCGCCCAGGCCGACCTCAGAGACTTCTTCGGGTTGATATCCATCATGCTGATCTTCTTCGTCCCGGCGATCTCGATGCGGTTGTGGGCGGAGGAGATGAAGGTCGGGACGATGGAGCTCTTGATGACATTTCCCGTGCGGGACTGGGAGGCTGTGGCGGGCAAGTTCCTCGCCGCGCTGGCGATGATCGCCGTGACGATCCTCCTGACTCTCCCGTTCCCCATCAGCGTCGCCCTCGTCGGCAAGCCGGACGCGGGGCCCATCGTGGGGGGATACCTCGGGGCTCTCCTGCTCGGAGCGGCTTATCTCGCGATCGGCTCGTGGACCTCGAGCACGACGTCCAACCAGATCGTGAGCTTCATCATTTCGCTCCTGATCCTCCTGGTCGGCAGCCTGGGGCTGGACTGGGTCCGACAGTTCTCTCCCTCCCAGCTTGCGCCGTGGCTCGCCTACCTGAGCCTGCGAACTCACTTCGACAACATCACGCGGGGGGTGATCGACATCCGAGACATCGTCTACTACCTCTCGATCATCGGCTTCTTCCTCTACCTCAACGTCCGCTCCGTTGAGAGCAGGAAGTGGAGATAGGAGGGGACGATGGAGAACAAGAAGAATCGCCGTGGCGTCGCGACGGGAATCTACTCCGCGACGATCGTCCTGCTCGTGGCGCTCGTCCTGGCGGCGGGCAACATGGTCGCCTCGCGGATCCTGGGGAGGATCGACCTGACGCGGGACCAGGAGTTCACCATATCGAAGGCGACCCGTGAGATCCTGCGGGGGCTCGATGACGTCGTCACCATCAGGGTCTGCTTCTCGAAGAAGCTGCCGCCGAACCTCGCCATGCTGCGGCGGAGCATCGACGACGTGCTGCGCGCCTACCAGGCCTACTCGCGGGGCAAGGTCAGGGTCGAATACATCGACCCCGCCGATAGCCCTGAGGAGGAGCAGAACCTCCGCTATCTCGGGATCCCGCAGGTGCAGCTGAATGTGGTCGAGAAGGACCAGCTCCAGGTGATCAACGGTTACATGGGGATCCTGATCAAGTACGCCGACCGGCACCAGGCGATCCCCATCGTCCAGGACGTCTACACCCTGGAATATGACCTGACGGCCGGGATCCTGCAGATCCTGTCGCAGGAGAAGCGGATCGTCGGATTCCTGAGCGGCACGAACGCGCCGGAGCTGACGCGGGAGTTCGAATCGCTCGGCCAGATCCTCTCGAAGAGCTATCAGATCCGGCCCGTGGACCTGCAGCAGGGCAGGACCGGAGTCCCCCCGGAGATCAAGACCCTCGTGGTGGCCAGGCCGCAGTCGATCCCGGAGAGGATCCAGTGGCAGATCGACCAGTTCCTGATGAAGGGCGGCCGCGTCCTCTTCATGGTCGACGCGATGCGTCTGGACGAGCAGATCGGCCTGCAGAGCCCGATCCCCGTCCTCTCCGGCATCGAGGAGATGCTCGCCCACTATGGCGTCCGGCCTCAGCGGGCCCTCGTGCAGGATCGCGCCCCCTTCATCGAAAACGCGGGCTTCGCCCAGGGCTTCGTCCGCTATTCGGTCGCCTATCCTCTCTGGCCGAAGATCCCGCACAAGAACATGTCCCAGGGCAGTCCGATCACGAGCCGCCTGGAGGCCGTCGTTCTGCCGTGGACCGCGCCCCTGGATCTTCTCGTCCAAGAGGACGCCGGTGGGGCCTCAGGCAAGGACACGACGGCCGCCATCGGATCCTCGCGCCAGCCGAACGTGCGCGCGACCGTGCTCGCTCGCTCATCCCCGCACGCGACCCTGCAGAAGGGACGGTTTGACCTGACGCCGCCCAATCCCTTCCAGCAGCTCCGCCAGACGGACGAAGGGCAGAGCTACCCGCTCGCCGTGGCCCTGGTCGGACGATTCCAGTCCTACTTCGCGGGCAAGCCGGTCCCCGCGGTTCCGGGAGACACGACAGGCGTGGTCGGCTCCGGTGAGATCGCGCTCACGGAGAGCCCGGAGACTCAGGTCATCGTGATCGGCAACTCGACCTTCGCCTACTCGAACTTCCTGGCCATGTTCCCGGGGAACGAGGAGTTCACGCTGAACGCGATCGACTGGATGACGCTCGGCGACCGGCTCATCGCGATCCGATCGCGAGGGGCGAGCGATCGGCCGCTCGGACTCGCGTCGGGGGGCGGGAAGGCGGTCTTCAAGTATCTGAACACCTTCGGGATGGCGCTGCTCGTCGCCATCTTCGGAGTCATCCGGTTGTCGACGCGGAGGCGGTCGAGGCAGCGGATCGCGACCCAGGCCGCCGCGTCGGAGGGGAAGTGACGATGCGCGGACGCACTCTCTTGATCCTGCTGGCCATCCTGGTCGTCTTTGGAGGAATCGTCCTGCTGTTCGACACGAATCGAAAGAGCGCGACCGAGCCATCGGAGAGGCCGCTCTTTCCTGCCTTGAAAGTCGACCAGGTCGACCAGATCACGATTCGCTCCGCGGGGAAGGAAACGACTCTCGAGAAGCGCGGGACGAAGTGGCATGTCGCCACCGAGGGCGGGTTCGAGGCGGACCAGAAGGCGGTTCAGGACATCGTCGACCGCCTGCCTCGCCTCTTCGCCGACCGCGTCGTCTCGACGAATCCGGCGAATCGACCTCTGTTCAGCGTCGACTCGACAGGGACGGAGATCCGGATCGGGCAAAAGGGGAAGGAGGTCGCTCACTTCTTCGTCGGCAAGCCGGGCGAGGACTTCCACAGCACCTACGTCCGGGCGGCGGACTCCGACAAGGTCGTGCAGGTGCCGGAGTACCTGCCGAGCCTCTTCCAGCGGGGCGACACCTGGCGTGACCGGGTGATCTTCTCCTTCGAGGAGGCCAATGTCGCGAAGTACGAGTACAAGTCCCCCAGTCGAGGGCGGCTCTCGGCCAGCAGGGACGAGAGCGGCGCCTGGAAGATCGACGATCCCGAACCTGCGCCGATCCAGCCCGGGAAGATGGACCCCACGATCAGGCAGCTCTCCCGCCTGCGCGCCGCCGCTTTCGCGGACGATGTCATGCCGGCCGAGGCGGGGATCGAGATCGATTCGACGCGGGTGACGGTGACGCTGGCCGACGGCTCGGTCCACTCCCTCGTCATCGGGGGGCAGACGACCTCAAGCCAGGTCTTCGTCAAGCGCGACGGCGCGGACCAGATCTATCGGCTCGCGCGCGGGACGCTCACGCAGCTTCTTCCTGCGAGGGCGAGCCTCGTGGGAGAGGGGCTCTAGGCCGGCTCCGCCAGAAGCTCGTCTCGGTAGGCGAACAGGCTGAAGATCCCGCCCGTGTGCAGAAAGAGGACTTCCTCATCGCGCGGGATCGTGCCGTCCGCGAGCAGATCGATCATCGCCAGGAAGGCTTTCCCCGTGTAGACCGGATCGAGAAAGATCCCCTCCTCCCGCGCCATCCTCCGCGCGAGATCGAGAAGACGGGGGTAGGTCTTCGCGTAGCCGGGCCCCTTGTAACCCTCGACGACATCGATCTCATCGGCGCGAATCTCATCCCCGATCCCGAACCGCCCGCGGAACTCCCGCGCGATCTCGATCACGCGACCGCGGAAGTAGGCAGCGTCGTCGCAGACGGCGACGCCCCAGGGACGGATGCGGAGCCCGAGCAGGCGGATCCCGAGGTGAAGCCCCGCCAGGGTCCCCGCCGATCCCGTCGCGCAGACGAGATGCGCCATCCGATCCGCGAGACCCTGCCGCCGGAGCTCATCGAGCATCGCGATATATCCCCAGGCGCCGAGCGCGTTCGATCCCCCCTCGACGATCGGGTACGGCCGCCGTCCTTCCGAACGAAGACGATCCGCCTCCGCCCTCATGATCGCGTCGCGATCGCGATACTCCTCAGGCGTGATCGTCACGACCCGCGCGCCGGCGAGGAGGTCGAGCAAGAGGTTCCCCTCGGGGACTGCCGGCCGATCGGCGCGCAGGAAGAGGACCGAGTCGATCCCCAGCCGGCGTGCCGCGATCGCGGTGGCGCGGCAGTGGTTCGACTGGGTCCCGCCGCACGTGATGACGACGTCGCAGCGCCCTTCCAACGCCTCGGCCAGGAGGAACTCGAGCTTGCGCACCTTGTTGCCCGACAGGTCGGAGCCTGACTGGTCGTCACGCTTGATCCAGACGGGAGCACCGTCCCTGAGCGGGAAGCGCGAGATCTGCTCCACCCGCGTCGGGAAGCACCCGAGGGAAACCCGCGGCGGATAAGGAAGGTCCATCGTCACCTGGATGGGGCCGGCGGGCGCTGCGACGGCCACAGCCGCCGAGAGATGTCAAGGGACCCCGACGGGTTCCCGCAGCCCCGCGCCGCGAACGCGAACCTAGCGGGGCGAAGGGGACCCTCGGGGTCCCCATCCCGTGAAACAGATGGCTGACTCCACGGGGCGCGCAAGGCGAGAGTCTCCTCCGTGCTCAAGAGAGCCTAGCGGAGCCTCATGAAGTCGTTGAAGACGACGACGGCGATCAGCGCGAGCAGAAGGAGCATGCCGACCTGCTGGGTCCAGAGCTTGAACTTGGTCCCCAGGGGGCGCCGGCGGATTCCCTCGACAAGAACAAGAACGAGGTGACCGCCGTCGAGCGCGGGGACCGGGAGGATGTTCAGGAAGCCGATGTTCACGCTGATGATCGCGAGCAACTCGATCAGATCCCCCATCCCCTGCCGGGCCGTCTCGCCCGTGATCCGGGCGATCCCCACCGGACCCGCCAGGTCCTTGACGGAGGCCTTCCCGGTGATGAGCAGGACGATCGAACGCGCCGTCCGATCGAGGATCGTCCAGGTCGCGGTCCACCCATAGACGAACGCCTTGCCGAACCCCACCTGCTCGTACTGCGGCTGCGGGCTGATCCCGATCTTGCCGATCGGGGCTTCTTGCCCCTCCTGCGCTTCGGAGCGCGTCCTGACCACGATGCTCTTGCGCTCCCCGCCCCTCTCGAAGTCGACCGTGATCTCCTGATCCGGTCGCTCGTAGATCTGCTGGACCAGATCCTCCCACAGCCGGACCTCGGTCCCTTCGATCGCGATCAGCCGATCTCCTTTGCGGAGTCCCGCCTTCGCCGCGGGGTAGCCGGGGATCGGGCGATCGATGACGGTCGGGACCTCGTCGGGCAGGGTCGGGACCCCGCGCGTCGCGTAGACGCCCCAGAGCACGACTCCCGCCAAGATCAGATTCATGAAGACGCCGGCGCAGACGACCACGACCTTCTGCCAGATCCTCTTGTTCATGAAGAGGCGCGGATCGTTGGGATCGAACTGGTCGGGGTTCTCGAGCGACTCGTCGATCATCCCGGCCATCTTCACGTAGCCGCCGAGCGGAACCCACGAAATCCTGTACTCGGTCTCCCCCCGCTTGAGCGCGGCCAGCTTCCAGCCGAATCCTATCGAGAAGCGATCGACCCTGATGCCTACGGCACGGGCGGCAAGGAAGTGCCCGATCTCGTGGACCAGGATGATCACGCCGACGACGAGAATGAACGATGCGACGTACTCCATGCAGGCTCCCTATCGACCCTTGGCCAGGCGATCGCTCGCGCGAACAGCCGCCATCTTCGCGTGAGTCCTCAATCCCTGCGTCCGCCCAGGAGCCCCGCCCTCATCAGGAAGTAGACGAGGGTGAGGATCGCAGAGGCCGCCGCGGCCACGTAGGTCATCGCCGCCGCGTTCAGGACGCTCCTTGCCCCCGCCACCTCCGCGTCGGTCGACGCGATCCCCTCGCTGCGGACGAGGGCGATGGCGCGCCTGGAGGCGTCGATCTCGACGGGGAGCGTGACGAGTTGGAACAGGACGACCGCGGAGAAGAGAACGATGCCCGCGTAGAGCAGGCCGGTCACGTTGAAGAGCAGGCCGATGATCATGATCGGCCAGGCGAGATTCGATCCGATCGATGTGACCGGAACCAAGGCCGTGCGGAACTGCAGAGGCAGGTATCCGCGGGCGTGCTGGAGAGCGTGACCCGCCTCGTGGGCGGCGACTCCGATGCTGGCCAGAGAGCGTCCGTCATGAACGTCCGGCGAGAGACGGAGAACCTTTACCCTGGGGTCGTAGTGATCCGACAGGAAACCGCCGACTTTCTCGACCTGCACACCCAGGCCGGCTCGGCTCACGATTCTTCTTGCCGCCTCGGCTCCCGACATCCCCGTCGAGACGCCTACCCGCGAGAAGCGGGAGAAGGCGCTCTTGACCCATATCTGGGCCACGATCGACAGCAGCAGCGCCGGGCCGACGATCATGAAGTAGAGGGGGTCAAGTCCCCAGAACATAGGAGACGCTCCTTGCCGCGCCGGAACCCGCTGGCACGACCATTGCAGAACACCGAAACCTCTGGTAGGTTCTCGCCCGAGGATCAGGACGATCCTCAAAGGCCAACGCTACCAAATCGCAGGCGGAGCGACAACTCCGCCGGATGCAGAGGTGGATCAGACGGTCAGGGGCGACACCTCAGGCGATGGCATCGATCTGAGCATCGTCGTGCCGGCAGGCGACCAGGGACGGTCTCTCATGACGACCCTGGATGCTGCGGCCGGCGCTCGGCGAGGCCTGTCCTCGTCCGTGTCGGAGATCATCGTCGTCCAGGACGGAGATCGCCTCGAAACCGCCCGCGCCGTCGCTTCCTTCGCCCGCGATCATCCCGGCACATTCCTCCTACGCAATCCGGGGAGCCTCGGTTGCGGGTACTCGGCCCGCCACGGCGTGCTCCTCTCCCGGGGGGAGCGGATCCTGCTCGCGAGTCCGGGGATCGCCTTCGGGGAGGAGCAGCTTCGGGAGATGGCACGGCTTCTCTCGGAAGGCAACGATCTGGTCGTCGCGTCCACGGGCCCCAATGGGACCCGCCCCCTTCCCCCCGTGAAGATCCGCAAGGAACTGCTTGCGCGCTCGGTCCAGACCACGCTCCGTCTCTTGAGCCGGCAACGCGTCCTGCGCACCTGCCGTTTCCTGCATCTCTACCGCAGGCGCGCGGCTTTCGAGATCTACCGTCGGCAGAGGCTCGACGATGCAAGCTTCGTGCTGGAG is a window of Candidatus Eisenbacteria bacterium DNA encoding:
- a CDS encoding TRAP transporter large permease subunit; protein product: MSWLVIPLLVVLALLGTPLFVVLAAAALIAFAIAGISSGAVLTEMTRLGTSPILLSVPMFTFAGYLFAESKTPERLVRLTRSLFGWIPGSLALVAMIACAIFTAFTGGSGVTIVAMGGLLMPALLKEGFSKGYSMGLLTTSGSLGFLFPPSLGMILYSYVASQSASGMALPPGAAPEIDRLFLAGLLPGIFLIVVLSALAFREGRGGALMRRIPLREGLKDVLPSLRAAAWEIPLPVIILGGIYGGKLTVTEAATVTALYALIVEVLIYRDIPWKRIPAIAVESMTLVGGILIILGCALGLTNYLIDAQIPMQILDWTRGWITSKFLFLLVLNILLLVIGSLMEIFSAMIVVPLIVPIALEYDVNLVHLGIIFMTNLEIGFLTPPFGLNLFISSFRFGRRITEVYRAVIPFLVVLLLALMVITYWPAMSLWLPGLYGGK
- a CDS encoding ABC transporter substrate-binding protein; amino-acid sequence: MTGSRSLLARGAMLAALILAVSAQVVCDAAAAGRPRPKVEIKIATLAPEGSTWMRLMEQLDAEVRDSTASEVGFRFYPGGVQGDEAVVLRKIRLGQLHGGGFTGVGLGEIAPDLRVMEVPFFFRTTEEVRAVQERMGPVFEQELRGAGFELLGWSDVGFVYLFTKSPIRSTEDLRKVRMWLWEGDPLAEAFLKTLGVSPVPLPITDVVTSLQTGLIDAVYTSTLACIALQWFTRVSHMTDLPVTHAQGAVVVSRQAFEQISPAAQATVKRLARKYFDRLAIATTKDNETSAQVLAEKGIKVVALTDAEKAGFEEIGRVVREKLAATLYQREILDRTMKALEEARTAAGAAGR
- a CDS encoding DUF4340 domain-containing protein, producing MRGRTLLILLAILVVFGGIVLLFDTNRKSATEPSERPLFPALKVDQVDQITIRSAGKETTLEKRGTKWHVATEGGFEADQKAVQDIVDRLPRLFADRVVSTNPANRPLFSVDSTGTEIRIGQKGKEVAHFFVGKPGEDFHSTYVRAADSDKVVQVPEYLPSLFQRGDTWRDRVIFSFEEANVAKYEYKSPSRGRLSASRDESGAWKIDDPEPAPIQPGKMDPTIRQLSRLRAAAFADDVMPAEAGIEIDSTRVTVTLADGSVHSLVIGGQTTSSQVFVKRDGADQIYRLARGTLTQLLPARASLVGEGL
- a CDS encoding ATP-binding cassette domain-containing protein, yielding MVEVQNLRKAFGPTVAVDDVTFDVAKGEILGFLGPNGAGKSTTMRILTCYIPPDAGGARVAGFDIATQSIEVRRRIGYLPENAPLYLDMYVTDYLQFVTELRGLPVESRERKIRAMIDLCGLGDVQHRLVGELSKGFKQRVGLAQTLIHDPEVLILDEPTTGLDPNQIVQIRELIKRIGREKTTLLSTHILQEVEATCTRVQIINDGRLIAQGTTEELTSFATGEARVVMRVSAGRDRVEPKLRSLPGLKGLRDLGGPGETGARFEVIVAGEEKDSATEEAIFRLAVESGWTLTELKRETQSLEQVFQKLTRGDA
- the rseP gene encoding RIP metalloprotease RseP, which translates into the protein MEYVASFILVVGVIILVHEIGHFLAARAVGIRVDRFSIGFGWKLAALKRGETEYRISWVPLGGYVKMAGMIDESLENPDQFDPNDPRLFMNKRIWQKVVVVCAGVFMNLILAGVVLWGVYATRGVPTLPDEVPTVIDRPIPGYPAAKAGLRKGDRLIAIEGTEVRLWEDLVQQIYERPDQEITVDFERGGERKSIVVRTRSEAQEGQEAPIGKIGISPQPQYEQVGFGKAFVYGWTATWTILDRTARSIVLLITGKASVKDLAGPVGIARITGETARQGMGDLIELLAIISVNIGFLNILPVPALDGGHLVLVLVEGIRRRPLGTKFKLWTQQVGMLLLLALIAVVVFNDFMRLR
- a CDS encoding TRAP transporter small permease gives rise to the protein MSPEGDLPLSFLRPGGTLLVAMGGLILLALLARVLLRRVLGGERYDRWTAWLEGILFCLILVVMLSLSGLQIVLRNLFRSGLLWIDPLVRALVLWLAFLGALTATSHARHLHIDVLHRLLSARIGGQVSRVLSVLSSICCAFLANGAYAFLRDEYQYGTSPFLGIPSWLTQSILFLGFGLLTYRFLVQAIWPAPRRGEP
- a CDS encoding ABC transporter, which translates into the protein METVIPIFKKEFRSYFTSPIAYIFITVFLVILHGLLFWATGFLVIAQADLRDFFGLISIMLIFFVPAISMRLWAEEMKVGTMELLMTFPVRDWEAVAGKFLAALAMIAVTILLTLPFPISVALVGKPDAGPIVGGYLGALLLGAAYLAIGSWTSSTTSNQIVSFIISLLILLVGSLGLDWVRQFSPSQLAPWLAYLSLRTHFDNITRGVIDIRDIVYYLSIIGFFLYLNVRSVESRKWR
- a CDS encoding D-cysteine desulfhydrase family protein — translated: MDLPYPPRVSLGCFPTRVEQISRFPLRDGAPVWIKRDDQSGSDLSGNKVRKLEFLLAEALEGRCDVVITCGGTQSNHCRATAIAARRLGIDSVLFLRADRPAVPEGNLLLDLLAGARVVTITPEEYRDRDAIMRAEADRLRSEGRRPYPIVEGGSNALGAWGYIAMLDELRRQGLADRMAHLVCATGSAGTLAGLHLGIRLLGLRIRPWGVAVCDDAAYFRGRVIEIAREFRGRFGIGDEIRADEIDVVEGYKGPGYAKTYPRLLDLARRMAREEGIFLDPVYTGKAFLAMIDLLADGTIPRDEEVLFLHTGGIFSLFAYRDELLAEPA